In the Pseudonocardia sediminis genome, GTCGCGCAGCCGCTGAACTGGCGTCTCGGCGCCGGCGAGCTGGCGAAGATCGTCGCGGACGCGGCGCCGAAGGCCGTGATCACCTCCGACGAGTGGCTCGAGACCGGCAAGGAGCTGCAGGCCGCGGTCGACGTGCCGCACTGGCTGCAGTTCGGCCCCGGCGGCGACGGCAGCTACGAGGACCTCCTCGCCCGCAGCGGTGACCACGAGCCGGAGCGGTCGTCGCAGGTCGGCGACGCGGACCCGTTCTTCATCCTCTACACCGGAGGGACGACGGGGGAGTCGAAGGGCGCGCTGCACAGCCACACCAGCGTGTCGTTCGGGATGCTCAACCAGACCGTCGCGGAGCGGATCGTCCCGACCGACGTCTACATGCTGACCGGGCAGATGTACCACATCCCGGTGGTGCTCTCGATGAACTACATGCGCCACGGCTGCCCGCTGGTGCTGATGAACTTCGAGGCCCGCACGGCGCTGGAGCTGATCGAGGCGGAGAAGGTCTCGGCGTTCCTGGGCATCACCACGATGCTCAACTGGATGATGGCGGTGCCCGGCTTCTCCGGGTTCGACATCTCCAGCCTGCGCAACATCCAGTACGGCGGCGGGCCGATGCCGTCGAGCGTGGTCAAGGCGGCGCTGGACAACTTCCCCTGCACGCTGATCCAGGGCTACGGGCAGACCGAGGGAACCACGATGTGCTTCCTGTCCCAGGAGGACCACGCCGCCGCGGTGCGCGGCGTGCACCCAGAGCGGCTGATGTCCTGCGGGCGCGAGGGGTTCGTGACGCGGGTGCGCGTCGTCGACCCGGACGGCGACGAGGTCCCCCGTGACGGGAGGACCGCGGGCCAGATCATCGTGCGGTCCGAGGCGAACATGCTGGGCTACCTGGGCCGCCCGGACCTGACCGGGGCCACGATCCGCGACGGCTGGATGTGGACAGGCGACATCGCGACCTGGGACGCCGAGTCCTACGTGTTCATCGTCGACCGCTCCAAGGACATGATCATCTCCGGCGGGGAGAACATCTACTCGATCCAGGTCGAGGAGGCGGTCAACCAGCACCCGTCGGTCCTGGAGTGTGCCGTGATCGGCGTCCCGGACGACGAGTGGGGCGAGAGCGTCAAGGCGTTCGTCGTGCTCAAGCCCGAGACCACCGCGACCGAGGCCGAGATCGTCGAGACCGCCCGTGCGCACCTGGCGTCGTACCAGAAGCCGCGCTCGGTGGAGTTCGTCGACGCCCTGCCCAAGGCCCCCACCGGGAAGATCCTCAAGCGCGACCTCCGCAGGC is a window encoding:
- a CDS encoding class I adenylate-forming enzyme family protein — its product is MVNIGQIPSKWAALTPGRDAIVDAPNGRRMDWRTLDERVRRLANGLGSPKNRHSGDGGLGLDKGDRVAILAKNSIEYQELYYAAGRAGLVAQPLNWRLGAGELAKIVADAAPKAVITSDEWLETGKELQAAVDVPHWLQFGPGGDGSYEDLLARSGDHEPERSSQVGDADPFFILYTGGTTGESKGALHSHTSVSFGMLNQTVAERIVPTDVYMLTGQMYHIPVVLSMNYMRHGCPLVLMNFEARTALELIEAEKVSAFLGITTMLNWMMAVPGFSGFDISSLRNIQYGGGPMPSSVVKAALDNFPCTLIQGYGQTEGTTMCFLSQEDHAAAVRGVHPERLMSCGREGFVTRVRVVDPDGDEVPRDGRTAGQIIVRSEANMLGYLGRPDLTGATIRDGWMWTGDIATWDAESYVFIVDRSKDMIISGGENIYSIQVEEAVNQHPSVLECAVIGVPDDEWGESVKAFVVLKPETTATEAEIVETARAHLASYQKPRSVEFVDALPKAPTGKILKRDLRRPFWADRDRSV